The following is a genomic window from Miscanthus floridulus cultivar M001 chromosome 14, ASM1932011v1, whole genome shotgun sequence.
gggataacaaagatgggccaacctgtgtatggggcagccatcattccataaggattgaacccatctgttgccagtgcgacacatacattacgagcctcatctgctttgtcatgatgtttgtcattaaagcggatccaagcttcaccatcggatggatgtaccatcttgtcaggattgtaccgtttgccatttttgtaccatgtcatctgtttcgcggattcctcggtcatgtatagccgttggatcctcggtaagaacggaaggtaccgtaggattttcatggggatcgtaagttgcctcttctggccatcatcagagtctacctccaggtacctggaggatttacactttggacagaactttgcatgctcatgttctttcctaaataggacgcacccctttggacaagcatgtatctgcgcatacagcatcttaagtgcacgaaggagtttctgtgactcatacatgctctttggcataatGTGGGCCTTcgaaagcagggtgccaatcacggccaacatcttatcgaagccttctcgactcaagtttaactcggacttcaaccccattaagcgtccaatggcatccagttgagacaccgttgaccaatCGTGAatgggtttctgtgccgagtctaTCATGTCATAGAATGCTTGTGCGGctacctccatctcctccttctcacgtccctcattgaACTATCCTCGgggaaagtcatctaacatgtctgctacccagCTTCAGcttcaaaagcctccacccgtggtctcaccacctcctctctcatacgatgggcttcaccatggtggacccaccgggtgtagtccagcgtaaatccattcttcacaagatgtttacccatttccaccttgtttacccttctcctatttccacatttgctacagggacacaaaactaggcaatgtcctttagcagtcttgccaaatgcactattcaagaaagcatcggtcttgttcatccattccgtggtgtaatcactctgacttctccagcccgtgtacatccactaacggtcatccatcctctaacatatgtatcaacgagtaatgtaaccataaattgcatctacatggtgttcctactgtatAATAAGTGAGGATAGGtcataatcccacccgtggatgcatagatgaggttagtttccatgctctactcctatccgagatagaatttcggcaacacctccccactgttctccaaatacacgtcctgccaaagaagagtgcgtatccggagaacaacagggaggtgatgctgaaacactatctcggaccggagcagaccatggaaattaacccatctatgcatccgcgggttgTCCAAAAAACATagacaatccaaaatagatacggtcatagatatgcaaagatctacatacctccaactgtatctctttcgaacgggagacgtctaactgggttacgcgatctacgaccatgatacggaaagagaggttatacctagggtggcggcggagtcaggttagcagggccatggcgggtcggtgcagtggcgaggcgatgcagtgcaggcagaccggcacggcgacgggaactccgactcggctccgacgggctcttgtctacaaaaatggaacaaaaaactgtcatttaaaaaaattcagcagaacctcccctgcacggtgaggtttccaaaacctacaaaaaacaatggcatgatggccgacaagcacatatgtctcaagaaaagccatgtagtttggatatcaatccatgtagaagaatatatccaagtagtaccactacttctactactacttccactattgctactactactaccactagttctactactactaccactacttctaatactactactaccacaagcactactactacaactatcactaccacgacaacaacaagagagagggcatacctgacAGGCGCCGGGgctaggggcgggcggcgtcggggtcggggtcacGGTCGCCGGAGTCGGGAACGGGGTCGGGCATGGGCGGCGTCGGGGCGGGGCGGTCCACGGTGTGGGGAAGGGAGGCGGCGCGCGGCATCGGCGGCGACCCGGTGGCTggcgggcgcgcgggcggccTAGCGTCGCGGTGGCGCGGGCACGCGGGTAGCCGGGcggcgcgggcggtggcggcgcgggtgGCCTGGCGTCGCGGTGGCACGGGCATGTGGGCGCGCGGGCGGCGTGGGCAGTCGGGCGGCCGGGCGGCGCGGgcgtcggcggcgccggcgcgggcGGGGGCGCGTGCATGTGTGCGGGGTGTGTGGGCCGGCCCAGCcggcggggttaaatcccccctttgcggagtgcccccgatctggcactcggcaaaggtttttttaatttttttaaccacctctttgccgagtgtcacctggcctagcactcggcaaagaaggtttttttttaaaaaaattctttaccgagtgtcccagatctggcacttggcaaagtttttttttggaaaatactttgccgagtgcccctgacacggcgctcggcaaagattcaattttttttgaaatgtctttgccgagtgcccactgattcggcactcggcaaagataggaaTTTAAGAAATTACTACCCTGTAGTTTGGTAGTCTGGCATTTTGCTTGATTGTTAGACAAAAAAGACAGCTAGTGGCACACTCTTTAGTAAGGAAAATTGGTTAGAAAAAATCATTAGAAAAACTACGATTTTATTTACATTTTTTGTCCTCCTGTAAGCCGCTTGATATTTTCTTCCAAATTGAATGTAAATTTAGCTATTTAGCATGTTTACTATTGAAAAATTAGAATATCTTTAGTAGAATGTGGATATGGCAAGAGCCTTAGAGGAAGTTTAATTTGTTAGAACTTAAGGTTTTGTATGCCTGCCATGGGAGCGCCCAGGCTCGCTGGTGCGTCTACGGTGGTGTCGGCATCGACGCGGCCGGTGCCCAGCTCCATCGCGCACCGCACCGACCTCCAAGTCCTCACCGTCATCCTTCTAGCTCTAGGACATCAGCTTGTTGAAGACCGCGTCCCTGGACACGACGGCGCAATGAGTTGCTTGGTCATAGAAGCACAACGCCTTGGCGCCTGGCTCATAGCCGATGAAGACAACCGAAGTGCTGTGGTCGTCGAGCTTCTTCAAGTGGGGCTTTGTCGACATACGCCAAGCACCCGAAAGTGTGCAAGAAGTGGACATCTGGCCTGCTCTCATGCGAGGCCTCATACGGTGTCAATCCTGTAGACGCCCTTGGTGGGCACCCCGTTCAGCAGGAAGATTGCGGTGGCTACCGCCTCGCGCCAGAACATCGCCAGCATGTTCTGGCTCTTCAGCAGACCGTGCGCCATGGTGATGATAGTCTAGTTCTGCTGCAAGATGACGCCGTTCAGCTGCGGCTTGTACAGCGCCGTGTGCTGCCGCTCGACACCGTGCTCGGTGCAGCActcaagcatgtgcataaaaccattaagaaaaacacttctcaATTTTGAACATAGAACAATACTACCATCgcccccatttagattccttaaagatccatgttgtagttttagatgagtagatctccacacctacgcacgcaacctccacctcaacaaattcaatcacatgaaaGTGTGAGGATGTTGGGTCAAAACCTAAGCGAGCCTGACCAACAGAACGGATGTTATGCGGCAGTACATGCCATTTGAGCATCgctggattgcagacaacatagcgacgTAATCGATCAGGCCCAGCACACTAGCAAAGGACGAGGCCGCTACAACAATCTGAGACTAGTACTTTTTgaaggggaagggcaagaaggacaaggaggaccATTGATCGGTGATGCTGGTGTAGTGGCGATTGCCCTTGGACCAGTTCCCATAGGACAAGCCGATTTTAGACTGTGAAAGCTTCTTACGTTGATAGGAGTCAGAGATGACGTGCTtccaggagcgacagacacacttgTAGCAGGACAAGTACTGGGAGGGGAGGTAGCGGAAGTTGTTAGCAAGCACATCGTTTGAAAGGCTATCAACTGCGTTCCTCAtgttgggggcctccttcatCTGGAAGGACACCACCAGCCAAAGAGATGAGGCTGTCCTAccatggaattgcatcaataaacattagtaaggagatgagtttcgaggagaagggacaacgatgcaagtaaggccttattacacttgcctttggatctagcgGCAGTGAGCATGAGTGGCAACGTCGGTGATAGCAGTAGCTCATTCGTCAGTGGATCTGTGTAGGCAATCTGGCGATGTGCACCGGCGCAGAGCAAGAGTTGAGTAGTGCTGATGAGCAGGAGCGGCGATGACAAACAACATCAATGAGGAAaagaaaagctatgtgtgtgTGGGTGAGGGAGGGTGGCGGCAGAGTGGAggggtgcgggggggggggggggttagggGGGATGTTGGAGTCAGGGTTGCTTGCTCTCTGCGTAACTTTTACGGCATGCAAGAATCAAACTTTAATCAGTTTTGCGTGGGTGGGTTCAAATGCGGGACTTGAAATTTTACAACTAAGCGGCGGTGAATGCACAGTACCATCATCGGTGGCTAGGTCCTATTACCACCCGGAGACCTCTATATGATAtggtgatgaacactaaggcacacaatcttaactttggcattgaaacaaagcGAAACTAcgcacttagaaaactaagaaaagcatAGTTTCATtactcagattgaaaggaagccaacttgagttcgatggtgaataataaggcacacaAATTTACATTGAAACAAAGCCAAAATGcgcacttagaaaacataaggaaagcacaatACCAGTACTCTCagattgaaaggaatccaacatgagttccatacattcataccgaaTAAGTAGGTAGACACTACCAAGTTAACAAGCATGCCGAATGCTAAAATGCAAATACTAATTATGCCaacactatgcaaaagttaaaaggccatcatatgtacatcattggttgcataattaatcaagatcctagtcgacctccatgggatcgtTGTGAAACTCTAAGATCCCGCAGATCGTTTTCGGCCTCCACAGGATcgttgtcaatctccatgtcatcccgagccttgaccactacaaccctatccacatccattggtacactttcatttagctcattgactttgttcacaaagcactgattcgatgaaccaatactgaggacaataaggctcacaagctgcACTCCATAGATATACAAGGCCACAAACTCTAGAACGAGAAGATGTATTTTTATCTACAGATCCAACAAAATTACTgtagctaggttggaggtgaaggagtagATCCAGTGCAGTTACCTTATATTCAGATGGAGCAGAGTAGGGACGGCGTGATGAAGATTTGTGCGCCAgcgaggttggaggtgaaggagcagtgagcacGCTAGAGGCTACCTTTCATCCAACGCTAGCagggtgaagcagagcaagggagcagagtggggaatggatgggaggaaggtgtggtaggacTGTAGGAGAGTGTAtatacagttcaataaattggttgcccctgTACCAGGGCCTAGTGTccagggaagtaggatgcctcgaacacatcaattgatacttggatctactatcattaatagttcaataaattgaacacctggttaatcaccttgcatttagttcaacaatagttgtacaaaagtgtTAGATTTCAGTCCGActcatcaattgatacttggatctactatcatttacggttcaataaattgaacacctggttaATGACCTTGgatttagttcaacaatagttgtataAAAGTGACAGATTTCAGTCGGATACAAgaattgatacttgaatctactgtGATGAATtaagcaacttgccaatgaaCATACCAAGAACTAAGGTAAGCACAAAATAGGTGAAACAAGAACAGAAACCACATTTCTTTTTCAAAGGTACAAAATCTTCCATCTTCTTCGTTGGAACCCTagccatttcttcaatctgtggcataatctcttcctcctcttgtagatgttcttcatttgttgtaacattggcctTTGCCTTTAGCTCTGAAATCTTGTtacgtaaatccaaaatcaaagtccttAGAAATTTTTCATATGGGGGATCGTGCCACTTAGAGAACCCGCAATCTAAGTTGGGCTACGAAAAAACCAAATTCCATAAGTACAGCGGGATTTCAGCATTTGCATTgtgaaaatagaatgaacaagaaagaaatcgaTTTACATTATTTGCCCTGCAGCATCTGTGGTACCGACGTCCTGGGTTTCCATCACTCCATGAAATCCACCGAGGTGTCTTCAAGCCGTAGcgacacaaaagtggtggctAGTATGCGTAGGGGTGGTTCTCAACACGGCATGGGATGGGCAGCCCCCTCCTGTTGTAGCCTCCTCCCCTGGAAGCCAGTGTTCTTCTTGCGATGGTGCCCTGGGATGGTGCCGAACACTgggaggagttggagctagatgtaCCCATGGAGCAGCCAGGGTTGaaagtgttgcacactctgagtgaagaggtCGGCCTAGGTCTTTTGTCTATGCTTTTGCCTCCCGCCAAGGCGCCAAAATGTCCTTGAAAACCCTCACACTCCCTCCAAGATGAAATGCTGTGTCACTGGCGGTTCAGGGTACTATCCGCCTATAGAAGAAGGCCTATTTTGGATCCTctgtgcttacatagaggtgtacacgtgaaccacaatcaagaccaacagattcaattaacagttcaaccgaagtaatagttcaacgattatgtagtactcatacatactaatccagaggtttcatcagtacatataaacttcattaacaaaaaagtttcacaaattctaagacttaatgtcaGATGGGTTGGCAGTTGCTAAGatactcaattggttgatgcggtcccgaaagccagaggtagtgaaccGTAGCAAAGATGATAGCATCTCCGTCTGTGGACACATTATATCTGTAAAGTATGTCCACTTCGTGTCTAGTGctgcaaagcacaaaaatctctccatCAACAGGGTCTCTAACGATTCTTATAAAATTTTGTGGTCTGAGAAGGTGACGAATAGCGGCTTCAACAATCAATAGTCGGTCCGGGTGAATGCTCtatccccaagtagcaaacaacatcatttgggtcctggtgccacccctagccGCTAAAACGCAAGGTTGCTCACATTGAAATGGATTCTTTCGAAGTAAGACATCTGTTGCAATGAcgaaattcctaatatgaacaaaactgagaccaaaaccaaaaccaattggaaccaaatgcaaacaGGGGTGACCaaatccatctaaccttcatgggGTGTTATCCACGATGACAATGCAAGGTGCTTGAGGCGACgggtcaaaatgaagatgaagcaacgggtgggcagaatgaagatgaagcaacaacgggtggggaga
Proteins encoded in this region:
- the LOC136503500 gene encoding predicted GPI-anchored protein 58, translated to MAHGLLKSQNMLAMFWREAVATAIFLLNGVPTKGVYRIDTIGGTPQRGDLTPPAGPAHTPRTHARAPARAGAADARAARPPDCPRRPRAHMPVPPRRQATRAATARAARLPACPRHRDARPPARPPATGSPPMPRAASLPHTVDRPAPTPPMPDPVPDSGDRDPDPDAARP